From Mucilaginibacter rubeus, a single genomic window includes:
- a CDS encoding polysaccharide deacetylase family protein: MSIIQKIWSRSKRKAAYLSGDARHVLGLDKELYQNARGSRIILYHNVCKGDPHKFNTLFLTCERFEEHLQYYKKYFNVVSLDDYYAGNFSDEKFNICLTFDDGLANNYHYVLPLLTKYRIPATFFVTAIRDAGFDILWNDMLSIAGYYGPEKFTYKDQTYRKNRNNKYVDENGALYADKLRSTGFNEKAALMSFLEQLTGFKANRQDDDYWLQMTPAQIKTMSASAYVSIGAHGYYHNDLARISSTSATSEMTMCRQYLENLTGKQINSFAFPYGSYNELVLKDAKAAGYTQLLATDFINTGDGQDNTLRERFTVNPFISTANQLNAIIRGSYA, from the coding sequence ATGAGCATCATTCAGAAAATATGGTCGAGATCAAAACGCAAAGCAGCTTATTTAAGCGGCGATGCACGCCATGTTTTGGGGCTGGATAAGGAGCTTTATCAAAATGCCCGCGGAAGTCGCATTATCCTTTACCACAATGTTTGTAAAGGCGATCCGCATAAATTCAACACCCTGTTCCTGACCTGCGAAAGGTTTGAAGAACACCTGCAGTACTATAAAAAGTACTTCAACGTGGTTTCGCTTGATGATTATTATGCAGGGAATTTCAGTGATGAGAAATTTAACATCTGCCTAACTTTTGATGACGGGCTGGCCAACAACTACCATTACGTTCTGCCCCTACTGACCAAGTATCGTATACCGGCTACCTTTTTTGTTACAGCCATCCGCGATGCAGGTTTTGATATTTTATGGAACGATATGTTGAGCATTGCCGGATATTACGGCCCCGAAAAGTTCACGTATAAAGATCAAACCTATCGTAAAAACCGGAACAACAAATATGTTGATGAAAACGGCGCCCTTTATGCCGACAAGCTGAGATCGACCGGGTTCAACGAAAAAGCAGCACTCATGAGTTTTCTTGAGCAGCTTACAGGTTTTAAAGCAAACCGGCAGGATGATGATTATTGGCTGCAGATGACTCCGGCACAAATTAAAACCATGTCTGCTTCGGCTTATGTAAGCATCGGGGCGCATGGCTATTACCATAATGACCTTGCGCGCATCTCTTCAACAAGCGCGACAAGCGAGATGACTATGTGCAGGCAATATCTTGAAAACCTGACCGGCAAGCAGATCAATAGCTTCGCGTTCCCTTATGGCTCATACAATGAGCTGGTTTTAAAAGATGCCAAAGCAGCCGGTTATACCCAATTGCTTGCAACTGATTTTATTAATACGGGAGATGGGCAGGATAACACCTTACGCGAACGCTTTACCGTAAACCCGTTCATATCCACTGCCAACCAGTTAAACGCCATAATAAGGGGGAGCTATGCATAG
- a CDS encoding class I SAM-dependent methyltransferase, protein MIQTVKNYIKQRFFPPNILEKNSVDAYDIWAENYDQQPGNLMLDLDEILFPRLVTDAIITGKNVADIGCGTGRHWEKLFALSPKKLTGFDTSGGMLARLQQKFPSANIYRITDDLFGDMPSGGFDTIVSTLTVAHIKNIEAALQAWMRILKPNGDIIITDFHPHTLANGGKRTFKHGDSFIAVENYVHPVNTIKDLLLNNNFKLVAEQEIKIDESMKHYYADKNALHVYDRYKGFPIIYGLHLRRTDGTE, encoded by the coding sequence GTGATCCAAACTGTAAAGAATTATATCAAGCAGCGCTTTTTCCCACCAAATATTCTGGAGAAAAATTCAGTTGATGCCTATGACATCTGGGCAGAAAACTATGACCAGCAGCCTGGCAATCTGATGCTTGACCTGGATGAAATATTGTTTCCGCGGTTGGTAACTGATGCAATTATTACCGGTAAAAATGTTGCAGACATAGGCTGCGGCACCGGCAGGCACTGGGAAAAGCTGTTTGCCTTAAGCCCCAAAAAGCTAACAGGTTTTGATACCTCCGGTGGGATGCTGGCCCGTTTACAGCAAAAATTCCCTTCGGCTAATATTTACCGCATTACCGATGACCTGTTTGGCGATATGCCATCGGGTGGTTTTGACACCATAGTTTCAACGCTTACAGTTGCCCATATTAAAAATATAGAGGCCGCCCTGCAAGCCTGGATGCGGATCCTGAAACCTAATGGCGATATCATTATCACCGATTTTCACCCGCACACGCTGGCCAACGGCGGCAAGCGTACATTTAAACATGGCGACAGTTTTATAGCGGTTGAAAATTACGTGCACCCGGTAAATACTATTAAAGATTTACTATTGAACAACAACTTTAAACTGGTTGCCGAACAAGAAATTAAAATAGACGAAAGCATGAAGCATTATTATGCCGATAAAAACGCGCTTCATGTTTACGACCGATATAAAGGCTTCCCCATTATTTATGGATTGCATTTAAGAAGAACAGATGGTACTGAATAA
- a CDS encoding ATP-binding cassette domain-containing protein, protein MKQILKSIGLILNHQEKAKFIRLIIADIVVALLDVAFLGLLLLIVNFYTQNTVHNQAFLPAFIADNRSLWLIGIFLVLFALKNCIGFFAQNAQHHFFYDVASRLSERNIRNYLDDDYNAYVHIDSSIHTRRISQQPIEFSHYILTNLQQIISQSVLIVFTVGAIMLYHPALFVLLFVLLLPPVGVLGWFIKTKLRTIRGQIKTVSEKTLQHLNESLAGYVESNIYQKNGFFSRRFFSYQQQLNQNIASQQTWQNLPLRLMEVFAVLGFFILIAVNKLMGDTEVVSILTIGIFVAAAYKIIPGTVKILNSSGQMKTYEFILADLVVEESNKIQISETIDERISSLKFEKVSFSYPEKPVLNEVYFEMAPGDIMGISGNSGRGKTTIINLLTGFLELTAGGIYINDKITAATTRRLYRKNISLVKQQPFFIYDTIAKNVVLDDAAIDEERLAEVLAFCGLNRLIAGYPEGIEKIITENGKNISGGQRQRIMLARALYHNCDLLILDEPFSEMDADAENEMLAKLQQLALQGTMIILITHNKASLGICNKMISF, encoded by the coding sequence TTGAAGCAGATTCTCAAAAGCATAGGCTTAATACTTAACCACCAGGAGAAGGCAAAATTCATCAGGCTTATCATTGCTGATATTGTTGTGGCCCTGTTGGACGTTGCTTTTTTAGGTTTGTTGTTGCTTATTGTTAATTTTTATACTCAGAATACAGTGCATAACCAGGCTTTTCTGCCGGCTTTCATTGCCGATAACCGGTCGTTGTGGCTTATCGGTATTTTCCTGGTATTGTTTGCTCTGAAAAATTGTATCGGGTTTTTCGCTCAAAATGCCCAGCACCATTTTTTTTATGATGTGGCTTCCCGGTTATCTGAAAGAAACATCCGGAATTACCTTGATGATGATTATAACGCATACGTGCATATAGATTCATCTATTCATACCCGGCGTATCAGCCAGCAACCTATTGAGTTTAGCCATTACATTCTAACCAATTTGCAGCAGATCATCTCCCAATCGGTATTGATTGTTTTTACCGTTGGAGCAATTATGCTGTATCATCCAGCTTTGTTTGTGTTGCTGTTTGTGTTGTTGCTGCCGCCTGTTGGCGTTTTAGGTTGGTTCATAAAAACCAAATTAAGAACCATCCGCGGGCAGATCAAAACCGTAAGCGAAAAAACGCTTCAGCATTTAAATGAATCGTTGGCGGGTTATGTTGAAAGTAATATTTACCAAAAAAATGGCTTTTTTAGTCGCAGGTTTTTTAGCTATCAGCAGCAGTTAAACCAAAATATAGCCTCGCAGCAAACCTGGCAAAATCTGCCTTTGCGGTTAATGGAGGTGTTTGCTGTGCTGGGTTTTTTTATCCTCATCGCTGTAAATAAACTAATGGGCGATACAGAAGTAGTCAGTATCCTCACTATCGGCATTTTCGTGGCTGCTGCATATAAGATCATTCCTGGTACAGTCAAGATACTGAACAGCAGTGGACAAATGAAGACCTATGAGTTTATTTTAGCCGACCTCGTTGTTGAAGAAAGCAACAAGATACAAATTAGCGAGACTATTGACGAACGCATCAGCTCATTGAAATTTGAAAAAGTAAGTTTCAGTTATCCGGAAAAGCCGGTTTTAAATGAGGTTTACTTTGAGATGGCTCCCGGCGATATTATGGGGATTTCGGGCAATTCGGGTAGGGGGAAAACAACCATCATTAATTTGTTAACCGGCTTTTTAGAACTGACGGCGGGGGGTATTTATATTAATGATAAAATTACCGCTGCCACTACGCGCAGGTTATACCGTAAAAATATTTCGTTGGTAAAGCAGCAGCCCTTCTTTATTTATGATACTATCGCTAAGAATGTTGTACTCGATGATGCAGCGATCGATGAGGAAAGGCTTGCCGAAGTATTAGCATTTTGCGGCTTAAATAGACTAATTGCCGGTTATCCCGAAGGTATAGAAAAGATCATTACCGAAAACGGCAAAAATATCAGCGGCGGTCAACGCCAAAGGATTATGCTGGCGAGGGCACTTTATCATAATTGCGATCTGTTGATATTGGATGAACCTTTCAGCGAGATGGATGCCGATGCTGAAAATGAAATGCTGGCTAAACTGCAACAATTGGCCCTGCAGGGTACCATGATTATCCTGATCACACATAACAAAGCCAGTTTGGGGATTTGTAATAAGATGATATCTTTCTAA
- a CDS encoding GNAT family N-acetyltransferase, producing the protein MHSNGYRIERLTEDRLADMTSLHKAVYGKALPSDFFARKYNTAFTGVMYTGYLAYAGDVPAAFYGVIPCFINCDGQPVLAAQSADTMTHPDHRGKGLFIKLAELTYELCYQEDVRTLFGFPNQNSLPGFINKLDWQVSAQMECFIIPVKALPLERLANKFPALKGVYWWYVKKVIKQHASLQCGVPSTLLNEGFHGLHRDGHYLSHKTYTESFTIKTGDTSIWFRIADGMVIGDINIATNDLRDIIPRLKKIARRLGLRKLQFQVDKRSALNAFLKRYADPIPSFPVIVKDLGARMPLDKMAFAFADIDIF; encoded by the coding sequence ATGCATAGCAACGGGTACAGGATAGAGCGTTTAACCGAAGATCGGCTTGCCGACATGACCAGTCTGCATAAAGCAGTTTATGGCAAAGCATTGCCGTCTGATTTCTTCGCCCGAAAGTATAATACTGCATTTACCGGCGTCATGTATACGGGCTACCTGGCCTATGCCGGCGATGTGCCCGCAGCGTTTTATGGTGTGATCCCTTGCTTTATAAACTGCGATGGGCAACCTGTTTTGGCTGCCCAATCGGCAGATACCATGACCCATCCCGATCACCGCGGCAAAGGGCTGTTCATTAAACTGGCCGAGCTTACTTATGAACTTTGTTATCAGGAAGATGTCCGGACCCTGTTTGGCTTTCCCAATCAAAACTCCCTGCCGGGCTTTATAAACAAGCTCGACTGGCAGGTATCCGCCCAAATGGAATGTTTTATTATCCCGGTTAAAGCCCTCCCGCTGGAAAGATTGGCCAATAAGTTCCCGGCTTTAAAAGGTGTATATTGGTGGTACGTGAAAAAAGTAATTAAGCAGCATGCGTCCTTACAATGCGGAGTACCAAGCACACTGCTTAACGAAGGTTTCCACGGCCTGCACAGGGATGGCCATTACCTCAGCCATAAAACATATACCGAAAGCTTTACTATTAAAACAGGCGATACTTCGATATGGTTCAGGATTGCTGACGGAATGGTCATTGGCGATATCAATATTGCAACTAACGACCTGCGCGATATAATCCCCCGGCTTAAGAAAATAGCCAGGCGGCTGGGATTGCGAAAATTACAGTTCCAGGTCGATAAGCGATCTGCGCTGAATGCCTTTCTGAAACGCTATGCCGATCCAATCCCATCATTCCCTGTAATTGTTAAAGACCTTGGCGCAAGGATGCCGCTTGATAAAATGGCGTTCGCTTTTGCCGATATAGATATTTTTTAA
- a CDS encoding glycosyltransferase family 4 protein yields MRYVFVSYNYSPDFDDPEAWFVRTLGYTGLMDQLSKRHEVINVKQINYEGIVNHNNIAYHFVNFSKKKLRFNFRLNLYVKSLNPDIVIFHGLHQPVQLIQLGLMLDKHIPIIVQNHAEKPFPGGIKKWLQKLADKYAHAYLFASHDMGLEWVAAGNLKSPEKIHEVMEVSSVFFPIDRPKAESQTNTKNAPVFLWVGRLNDNKDPLNVVRAFLKFSQGSPGVKLYMIYHTEELLPEINELINASLNKEAIELIGKVPHADLLYWYNSVDFIISGSHYEGSGTAICEAMSCGCVPLVTDILSFRMITNNGECGVLYEPGNEAALLAVLQQTACMNVAEKRRLSMEYYKRNLSFEAIAEQIEEIAEGLV; encoded by the coding sequence ATGAGATACGTTTTTGTCAGTTACAACTACTCGCCCGATTTTGATGATCCTGAAGCCTGGTTTGTCCGAACACTGGGTTATACCGGTCTTATGGACCAGCTAAGCAAACGGCATGAGGTGATCAACGTAAAACAGATCAATTATGAAGGGATTGTTAATCATAATAACATCGCCTACCATTTCGTAAACTTCAGCAAAAAAAAGCTTCGTTTTAACTTCCGGCTTAACCTTTATGTTAAAAGCTTAAACCCGGATATCGTGATATTTCACGGCCTGCATCAGCCGGTACAACTGATCCAGCTTGGGTTAATGCTGGATAAACATATCCCTATCATTGTTCAAAACCATGCCGAAAAACCATTTCCCGGCGGGATCAAAAAATGGCTGCAAAAACTGGCGGATAAATATGCCCATGCCTACCTGTTTGCTTCGCATGATATGGGCTTGGAATGGGTAGCAGCAGGCAACCTCAAATCACCAGAAAAAATACACGAGGTGATGGAAGTATCTTCTGTATTTTTTCCGATTGACCGCCCGAAAGCCGAATCTCAAACCAACACTAAAAACGCCCCGGTATTTTTATGGGTAGGCCGTTTAAATGATAATAAAGATCCACTTAACGTAGTGAGAGCCTTTTTAAAATTTTCCCAGGGCTCTCCCGGAGTAAAACTGTATATGATCTATCATACGGAAGAGCTGCTTCCTGAAATCAACGAATTGATCAACGCTTCCTTAAATAAAGAAGCCATAGAACTAATAGGCAAAGTACCCCACGCCGATCTGTTATATTGGTATAACAGTGTCGATTTTATCATCTCCGGATCACACTATGAAGGCAGCGGAACCGCTATTTGCGAAGCCATGTCATGCGGATGTGTGCCGCTGGTTACCGATATCCTCTCGTTCAGGATGATCACAAATAACGGCGAATGCGGGGTATTATACGAGCCGGGAAACGAAGCCGCGTTACTTGCCGTGCTCCAGCAAACAGCCTGTATGAATGTGGCAGAAAAGCGAAGGTTATCAATGGAATACTACAAGCGAAATCTATCATTTGAAGCTATTGCAGAGCAGATTGAGGAGATAGCAGAGGGACTGGTATAA
- a CDS encoding amidohydrolase family protein, which produces MVLNNVTIPGNDIAVSISISEGKIVQVAPAIANDREQLTFVGAIAFPGLINSHDHLDFNLFPQLGNQTYESYTEWGKHIHRAYADEIASVLKIPVALREQWGIYKNLLCGVTTVVNHGEKTIINDPLITVFENCQSIHSVLFEKNWKKRLNNPLKIGLPVVIHSGEGSNTAAHTEIDQLIKWNLFRRKLVGVHGVAMGTRQAKHFKALVWCPESNYFLFDKTAAIHELKAKTGILFGTDSTLTGHWDIWHHIRLARKTQMLTDHELYHSLTSLPAKIWQLNTGSFIAGLDADIVIAKSNGKPSLQAFYDVTPDDILLVMHKGEILLFDESLYHQLTGIITQSYNKILTGNSFKYIQGDIHGLIAEIKRYKPDAGFPVPYPIQPAA; this is translated from the coding sequence ATGGTACTGAATAATGTGACGATACCGGGAAACGATATTGCTGTGAGCATAAGCATAAGCGAGGGTAAAATTGTACAGGTTGCCCCTGCCATTGCCAATGATCGCGAACAGCTTACCTTTGTTGGTGCCATCGCTTTTCCGGGATTGATCAATTCACATGACCATCTTGATTTTAACCTTTTCCCCCAGTTAGGCAATCAAACTTATGAAAGCTACACTGAATGGGGCAAACATATCCATCGGGCGTATGCTGATGAAATTGCATCTGTATTGAAAATTCCTGTTGCCTTGCGTGAGCAATGGGGTATTTATAAAAACCTGCTCTGCGGTGTAACAACTGTTGTAAACCACGGCGAAAAAACTATCATAAACGATCCGCTGATCACCGTGTTTGAAAACTGCCAAAGCATCCACTCGGTTCTGTTTGAAAAAAACTGGAAAAAACGGCTCAATAACCCGCTTAAAATAGGCTTGCCCGTAGTGATCCATTCGGGAGAAGGCTCCAACACAGCAGCACATACAGAGATTGATCAGCTTATTAAATGGAACCTATTCAGGCGCAAGCTGGTTGGCGTTCATGGGGTTGCTATGGGTACCAGGCAGGCCAAACACTTTAAGGCATTGGTATGGTGTCCCGAATCCAACTATTTCCTGTTTGATAAAACAGCAGCCATTCATGAGTTGAAGGCAAAAACAGGTATTTTATTTGGTACAGATAGTACGCTGACCGGCCATTGGGATATCTGGCATCATATCCGCCTTGCGCGCAAAACGCAAATGCTTACCGATCATGAGCTGTATCATTCCCTAACATCGTTACCGGCCAAAATCTGGCAGTTAAACACCGGCAGCTTTATTGCCGGGCTTGATGCCGATATCGTTATAGCCAAATCAAACGGAAAGCCAAGTCTGCAGGCATTTTATGATGTTACTCCTGATGATATTTTATTGGTAATGCACAAAGGCGAGATCCTTTTATTCGATGAATCGCTTTATCATCAGCTTACAGGCATCATCACCCAGAGTTATAATAAGATATTAACCGGCAATAGTTTCAAATATATACAGGGCGATATCCACGGGCTAATCGCCGAAATAAAACGCTACAAACCCGACGCCGGATTTCCCGTACCCTATCCCATCCAACCCGCCGCATGA